In one Streptomyces venezuelae genomic region, the following are encoded:
- a CDS encoding CHAT domain-containing protein: protein MSFTLGVPVNAYHFSRLVLALAEARGGRTRMSPWWTAADLFTEITRLTLEHAPRADRMLLALETASEQIAVSRQALAQLNRRRNRFLPGRRAVARREQAEAASERAELADTLQAAGWLLAGPYCVSLDPEDMADSFARWVSPYRLCGIVYRDAINGQRVSWPLDGTMPERGNRIAGMPDATSMLALAMDFLDEALRIGPASLRTQCQVKRARVAALLSAAEPDNAPRHWEVARSAVQDIGHVEVEPQDLEHHLEALAVVARHHHLAPGLRLRTAIGGPARQLRTLCSADANLGILANLCAVVHPADLPELWEEIHALYSESAELSRSPRFWMLLAHQSVENVLSCPSGPLSYSELIPAVEADCDRRAVSSRSRAATLTHAALHVRADDLGRVIRLLHRVKQYDQGFADTYAAMIDWVLLTCRKRHAQQCAAEGRHDEAIMQYLVSVETATEFASHHQLPTICTSLADHSLKALLKSGTDSELGIRASALLAIAEPVMTGLGGALDERAGFVRGFGQHLMHTLVTWGRQDRQDRHTSDAPQSLPALVTHHHLLFKGLDFRLLTQNAGPHQLPAHAKILHAEIAEQETACGPYVPERSGALDGLFGMPGDTSGFCFVSEAEIGPEEQAKPSVGNNRRAADHQITQSLLADTYQAEGARVRPGMTTVNNLLGAMTGEDTVVISLFLAEDRTRHLGPDGYATLLVCCQITDNEQTVRVVPLIDLPAGHITVVDPERANAFSIHWAAVPVGEAREGVNADPLGYPVSLHGEETLARLYAVLGGPPAQMLQGWWTQGKRHLCFWPHGPLHFAPFHLLHSNGRPLADDWTVTTVSSSSQLSPHPSSAPSSAVAGPRRLLIAGSPSGGTQYGLAHQPGVTEHVQKLRGHLTAEHAFDTVLLQQDATPEAVMAAAPKNQYLHIAAHSSQDAEAPWHQCLYLEPDENGEGRLFAHQILTLDLRGVRLVTLSACESALGRYDANDNHRGLAAAFLLAGVTTVIGTLWPVTVPVTTLFFEELYSRLGAHCPKRDAFRHAQQNTRQAFPEYRDWGAFVFIGDWR from the coding sequence GTGAGCTTCACCCTCGGCGTGCCCGTGAACGCATACCACTTCTCCCGACTGGTGCTGGCGCTGGCCGAGGCACGCGGGGGACGGACGCGGATGTCGCCGTGGTGGACAGCCGCCGACCTCTTTACGGAGATCACCCGCCTGACCTTGGAGCATGCGCCGCGGGCTGACCGGATGCTGCTCGCGCTCGAGACGGCATCCGAACAGATCGCCGTCTCGCGTCAGGCCCTCGCCCAGTTGAACCGGCGACGCAACCGGTTCCTGCCCGGTCGCCGGGCTGTCGCCCGGAGAGAACAGGCCGAAGCCGCCAGCGAACGGGCGGAGTTGGCCGACACCTTGCAGGCAGCGGGGTGGCTCCTGGCAGGCCCCTACTGTGTCTCCCTCGATCCCGAGGACATGGCGGACTCGTTTGCACGATGGGTGTCGCCGTACAGACTGTGCGGCATCGTCTACCGTGACGCGATCAACGGACAGCGTGTCTCCTGGCCCTTGGACGGGACGATGCCGGAGCGGGGCAACCGTATCGCCGGCATGCCGGATGCCACGTCCATGCTGGCCCTGGCCATGGATTTCCTGGACGAAGCCTTACGTATCGGCCCGGCATCGTTACGGACCCAGTGCCAGGTCAAGAGGGCTCGGGTGGCTGCCCTGCTCTCCGCGGCGGAACCGGACAACGCGCCACGGCACTGGGAAGTCGCCAGGTCAGCGGTCCAGGACATCGGCCACGTCGAAGTGGAACCGCAGGATCTGGAACACCATCTGGAGGCACTGGCCGTCGTGGCGCGGCACCATCATCTCGCCCCTGGTCTGCGTCTGCGCACCGCCATTGGCGGGCCCGCCCGCCAGCTGCGCACGCTCTGCTCCGCCGACGCGAACCTGGGGATTCTGGCCAATCTGTGCGCCGTCGTTCACCCTGCCGATCTTCCAGAGCTGTGGGAGGAGATTCACGCGTTGTACTCGGAGTCTGCTGAGCTGTCGCGCTCCCCCAGGTTCTGGATGCTCCTCGCCCATCAGTCTGTTGAGAATGTCCTGTCCTGCCCGTCCGGGCCCCTCTCGTACTCCGAACTGATCCCGGCTGTTGAGGCCGATTGTGACCGGCGGGCCGTGTCGTCCCGCTCACGCGCCGCGACGCTCACCCACGCAGCGCTGCACGTCCGCGCCGACGACCTCGGCCGGGTGATCCGGCTGCTTCACCGGGTTAAGCAGTATGACCAAGGCTTCGCCGACACCTACGCGGCGATGATCGACTGGGTTCTGCTGACCTGTCGGAAGCGGCATGCCCAGCAGTGCGCCGCCGAGGGAAGACACGACGAGGCGATCATGCAGTATCTGGTCTCGGTGGAAACGGCAACGGAGTTCGCCTCGCACCACCAACTGCCGACGATTTGCACCTCACTCGCCGATCACAGCCTCAAGGCGCTGCTCAAGTCAGGTACCGACAGTGAGCTCGGCATCCGTGCCAGCGCACTCCTTGCCATCGCCGAACCGGTGATGACCGGGCTCGGCGGCGCGCTGGACGAGCGCGCGGGCTTTGTACGAGGCTTCGGCCAGCACCTCATGCACACCCTGGTCACCTGGGGTCGGCAGGACCGGCAGGACCGGCATACCTCCGATGCGCCGCAGTCGTTGCCGGCGCTCGTCACCCACCACCACCTGCTCTTCAAAGGCTTGGACTTCCGCCTGCTCACCCAGAACGCCGGCCCGCACCAGCTGCCTGCACACGCCAAAATCCTGCACGCGGAGATCGCGGAGCAGGAGACGGCATGCGGGCCTTACGTTCCGGAACGGTCCGGTGCTCTGGACGGCCTGTTCGGCATGCCCGGCGACACCTCGGGGTTCTGTTTCGTCAGCGAGGCGGAGATCGGGCCCGAAGAGCAGGCCAAACCATCCGTCGGGAACAACCGCAGGGCTGCCGACCACCAGATCACCCAGTCACTGCTGGCCGATACGTACCAGGCCGAGGGCGCCCGCGTCAGACCGGGAATGACGACGGTCAACAACCTCCTCGGCGCCATGACAGGTGAGGACACCGTCGTCATCTCTCTGTTCCTTGCCGAAGACCGTACGCGCCATCTCGGCCCGGACGGCTACGCGACGTTGCTGGTCTGCTGCCAGATCACGGACAACGAGCAGACTGTCCGCGTCGTCCCACTGATAGATCTGCCCGCCGGCCACATCACGGTGGTGGACCCCGAACGGGCGAACGCCTTCTCGATCCACTGGGCCGCGGTCCCGGTGGGAGAGGCCCGGGAGGGCGTCAACGCGGACCCGCTCGGGTACCCGGTTTCCCTGCACGGTGAGGAGACACTTGCGCGTCTCTACGCCGTGCTGGGCGGCCCGCCCGCGCAGATGCTGCAGGGCTGGTGGACGCAAGGCAAGCGGCACCTGTGCTTCTGGCCGCACGGCCCGTTGCACTTCGCTCCCTTCCACCTGCTGCACAGCAATGGACGCCCCCTCGCCGACGACTGGACCGTCACCACGGTCTCCAGCAGCTCCCAGCTCAGCCCCCACCCCAGTTCTGCCCCCAGTTCTGCGGTCGCCGGCCCTCGACGACTGCTGATCGCGGGATCACCGTCGGGAGGCACCCAGTACGGCCTGGCGCACCAACCAGGTGTCACCGAGCACGTCCAGAAACTACGGGGCCACCTGACCGCCGAGCACGCGTTCGACACCGTATTGCTTCAGCAGGACGCCACCCCCGAGGCCGTCATGGCAGCGGCCCCGAAGAATCAGTACCTGCACATCGCTGCCCACAGTTCGCAAGACGCCGAGGCACCCTGGCACCAGTGCCTCTACCTCGAACCGGACGAGAACGGCGAGGGCCGACTCTTCGCCCACCAGATCCTCACCCTCGACCTACGTGGCGTCAGACTGGTCACGCTGAGTGCCTGTGAGTCCGCTCTGGGGCGTTACGACGCCAACGACAACCATCGGGGCCTGGCCGCCGCATTCCTACTGGCCGGCGTGACAACTGTGATCGGGACGCTCTGGCCGGTGACAGTACCGGTCACCACACTGTTCTTCGAGGAGCTGTACAGCCGGCTCGGAGCACACTGCCCAAAACGCGACGCGTTCCGCCACGCCCAGCAAAATACCCGACAAGCCTTCCCCGAGTACCGGGACTGGGGGGCCTTCGTATTCATCGGGGACTGGCGCTGA
- a CDS encoding GNAT family N-acetyltransferase, protein MTQPEMTPTVRRVDARHRYEIVVDGESAGFTAYRDRDDRRVFFHTEIDDAHAGQGLASILVREALEDVRSAGLRAVPVCPYVAKFLKKHEEFADLADTVTPEVLEWLDSVLKR, encoded by the coding sequence ATGACGCAGCCCGAAATGACCCCGACCGTCCGACGCGTGGACGCCAGGCACCGTTACGAGATCGTCGTCGACGGCGAGAGCGCGGGCTTCACCGCGTACCGTGACCGCGACGACCGGCGCGTGTTCTTCCACACCGAGATCGACGACGCCCACGCCGGGCAGGGCCTGGCCTCGATCCTCGTACGGGAGGCGCTGGAGGACGTGCGGAGCGCGGGCCTGCGCGCCGTGCCCGTCTGCCCCTACGTGGCGAAGTTCCTCAAGAAGCACGAGGAGTTCGCCGACCTCGCGGACACGGTGACCCCCGAGGTACTGGAGTGGCTGGACAGTGTGCTGAAGCGCTGA
- a CDS encoding nuclear transport factor 2 family protein: MTTHDTAAYETAVARYFEAWNAEGGEDISKAVAAAWTEDGSYTDPLADVSGYEGVAAVINGAHEQFPGFEFRRTGAVDGHHDIARFTWELVSTADGSAPVAGFDVITLADDGRIRTVHGFLDRVPTA; this comes from the coding sequence ATGACCACACACGACACCGCCGCTTACGAGACCGCCGTCGCCCGCTACTTCGAGGCCTGGAACGCGGAGGGCGGCGAGGACATCTCCAAGGCCGTGGCCGCCGCGTGGACCGAGGACGGCAGCTACACGGACCCGCTCGCCGACGTCTCCGGATACGAGGGCGTCGCCGCCGTCATCAACGGGGCCCACGAGCAGTTCCCCGGCTTCGAGTTCCGCCGGACCGGCGCGGTCGACGGGCACCACGACATCGCGCGCTTCACGTGGGAGCTCGTGTCGACCGCGGACGGGTCCGCGCCCGTCGCCGGGTTCGACGTCATCACGCTGGCCGACGACGGCCGGATCCGCACCGTCCACGGATTCCTGGACCGCGTGCCCACGGCCTGA
- a CDS encoding glycosyltransferase family 2 protein, giving the protein MPLVSVVMPVYNSVTTLGAAVRSVLTQTHSDVELLVTDDQSSDGSMDMLMDLARQDERVLPKQAPERGGAGRARNLAIERARGDYVAFLDSDDMWLPEKAERQVAFAREGSAPLTFTSYFKMDADYAGESTDFVPNGRIVRAREHVDYRAMLVRDHIGALTAMYDRNALGTRLMPEMRKRQDYALWLSIMRDGADARGLTEPLAVYRAHQADSLSSNKLSLVPYNWDLYRRHEGLSVPRSTRALAGAVWQSLRNSRI; this is encoded by the coding sequence GTGCCTTTGGTGTCTGTCGTGATGCCCGTGTACAACTCGGTCACCACGCTCGGCGCAGCTGTCCGGTCGGTACTCACACAGACCCACAGCGACGTGGAGCTGCTGGTCACGGATGATCAGTCGTCCGACGGCTCCATGGACATGCTGATGGATCTCGCCCGGCAGGACGAGCGAGTCCTGCCGAAACAGGCGCCCGAGCGGGGCGGCGCCGGCCGGGCGCGTAATCTCGCGATCGAGCGGGCCCGGGGTGACTACGTCGCCTTCCTCGACAGCGACGACATGTGGCTGCCGGAGAAGGCCGAGCGGCAGGTCGCCTTCGCCCGGGAGGGCAGCGCGCCGCTGACGTTCACCTCGTACTTCAAGATGGACGCCGACTACGCGGGCGAGAGCACCGACTTCGTTCCGAACGGCCGCATTGTTCGCGCGCGCGAGCACGTGGACTACCGCGCGATGCTGGTCCGGGACCACATCGGTGCCCTGACCGCCATGTACGACCGCAACGCCCTGGGCACGAGGCTCATGCCCGAGATGCGCAAGCGGCAGGACTACGCGCTGTGGTTGTCGATCATGCGTGACGGTGCCGACGCCCGGGGCCTGACCGAGCCGCTCGCGGTGTACCGGGCGCACCAGGCGGACTCGCTGTCCTCCAACAAGCTGTCCCTCGTTCCCTACAACTGGGATCTGTACCGGCGGCACGAAGGCCTGTCGGTCCCGCGTTCGACGCGGGCGCTTGCCGGTGCGGTGTGGCAGTCGCTGCGCAACTCCCGGATCTAG
- a CDS encoding DUF4344 domain-containing metallopeptidase, whose protein sequence is MTSFFRSPSVSRRPVPRAVALVGAAAAAVGVAAACTPDAVPAAEPNVWGISYETPKRGSGAEADFLRERRVLEGVRSSLAKQVRLPGGVRMTAKSCKDAEAEYDPETGRIVVCYEFVAETRELFHDEGRSDVDERVEGALRETLYHEGAHALMDKWELPFVGREEDVADQFAAYQLVRQGARGRRDLAAVADAYRLYAADDDPEDLDYSDEHSPDAARAANYRCWLYGAHPDTHERLVDDTILTRDRSEGCEEEWEALRRGWEHLLKPYRS, encoded by the coding sequence ATGACATCTTTCTTCCGTTCCCCGTCGGTGTCGCGCCGCCCGGTTCCCAGGGCGGTCGCACTGGTCGGCGCGGCAGCGGCCGCCGTCGGCGTGGCGGCGGCGTGCACGCCCGACGCGGTCCCGGCCGCCGAGCCCAACGTCTGGGGCATCTCGTACGAGACGCCGAAGCGGGGGAGTGGTGCGGAGGCGGACTTCCTGCGCGAGCGGCGCGTCCTGGAAGGGGTGCGGAGCTCGCTGGCCAAGCAGGTTCGGCTGCCGGGCGGCGTGAGGATGACGGCGAAGTCCTGCAAGGACGCCGAGGCCGAGTACGACCCTGAGACGGGGCGGATCGTCGTCTGCTACGAGTTCGTCGCCGAGACGCGCGAGCTGTTCCACGACGAGGGCCGGTCGGACGTCGACGAGCGGGTCGAGGGCGCGCTGCGCGAGACGCTGTACCACGAGGGTGCGCACGCGCTGATGGACAAGTGGGAGCTGCCTTTCGTCGGGCGGGAGGAGGACGTCGCCGACCAGTTCGCCGCGTACCAGCTCGTACGGCAGGGCGCGCGAGGCCGGCGGGACCTCGCCGCCGTGGCCGACGCATACCGGCTGTACGCCGCGGACGACGATCCGGAGGACCTCGACTATTCCGACGAGCACTCCCCGGACGCGGCCCGCGCGGCCAACTACCGGTGCTGGCTGTACGGAGCCCATCCCGACACCCACGAGCGCCTCGTCGACGACACCATCCTCACCCGCGACCGGAGCGAGGGGTGCGAGGAGGAGTGGGAGGCACTCCGGCGCGGCTGGGAGCATCTGTTGAAGCCGTATCGGAGTTAG
- a CDS encoding dihydrofolate reductase family protein, which translates to MSELLVDFITSLDGYASGEGWPGFWGLEGPEYLAWLGEQPEVTYLMGANTYRLMSGFAAGEVPKGQDEFRPEEEASVDELTQASKVVFSSSLEEPLTWANSTLVRDDAVETVRTMKSNGSGLLSTIGSLSLCRSLLRAGLVDRFRVVMFPVITGATGEERIYDGYPDVALEMTDHRTFDGRIQLVEYRPRVLEHPPLADPA; encoded by the coding sequence ATGTCGGAACTTCTCGTCGACTTCATCACCTCCCTCGACGGCTACGCATCGGGCGAGGGATGGCCCGGGTTCTGGGGCCTCGAGGGGCCGGAGTACCTCGCCTGGCTGGGCGAACAGCCCGAGGTCACGTACCTGATGGGAGCGAACACCTACCGCTTGATGTCGGGCTTCGCCGCAGGTGAGGTCCCGAAGGGCCAGGACGAGTTCAGGCCCGAGGAAGAGGCGTCCGTCGACGAGCTCACGCAGGCGTCCAAGGTGGTGTTCTCCTCCTCGCTCGAGGAGCCGCTGACCTGGGCCAACTCCACGCTCGTCCGCGACGACGCCGTCGAGACGGTCCGCACCATGAAGTCGAACGGCTCGGGGCTCCTCAGCACGATCGGCAGCCTCAGCCTGTGCCGGTCCCTGCTACGGGCCGGGCTCGTCGACCGCTTCCGGGTCGTGATGTTCCCGGTGATCACCGGGGCCACGGGTGAAGAGCGCATCTACGACGGCTATCCGGACGTCGCCCTCGAGATGACCGACCACCGCACCTTCGACGGTCGCATCCAGCTCGTCGAGTACAGGCCCCGCGTGCTCGAACACCCGCCACTCGCCGACCCCGCGTGA
- a CDS encoding mechanosensitive ion channel family protein encodes MSPTGMPASSVPGSSANHAVIAAPGWLGDHADIVIGIPLRILLIVVGAMIVRALAKKAITRVVQRILQPPEQTGEARRTSRGPAVLHRDRSRAKERREQRARTIGSVLSSIVTVVVGVMATAMLLDQVGIALGPLLASAGVVGLAIGFGAQNLVADYLSGMLIMLEDQYGVGDSVDLGEAVGEVEHVGLRLTQVRDLNGGLWHIRNGEILRVRNDSQEWARAVLDVSVAYECNLDTVYRVLEEAGRDMREDPKFAPALLEDPSVWGVQSLEPDGVVVRVAVKTAPLQQWAVTRELRRRVKEALDAAGIDIPFQQRTVWIRSDNDNDNGENGDGSDTAGAGGRAPVVR; translated from the coding sequence GTGTCACCCACCGGCATGCCGGCGTCGTCCGTCCCCGGCAGCAGCGCGAACCATGCGGTGATAGCCGCCCCGGGGTGGCTGGGGGACCACGCCGACATCGTCATCGGCATCCCCTTGCGCATTCTGCTCATCGTCGTGGGGGCGATGATTGTCCGGGCGCTGGCCAAGAAGGCCATCACCCGCGTGGTGCAGCGCATCCTCCAACCGCCCGAGCAGACCGGCGAAGCACGCCGCACCAGCCGCGGTCCGGCCGTGCTGCACCGCGACCGCAGCCGGGCCAAGGAACGCAGGGAGCAGCGTGCCCGCACCATCGGCTCGGTGCTCAGCAGCATCGTCACCGTAGTAGTGGGTGTCATGGCGACAGCCATGCTTCTCGACCAGGTCGGCATCGCCCTCGGCCCGCTGCTGGCGAGCGCCGGTGTGGTGGGCCTGGCCATCGGTTTCGGCGCCCAGAATCTCGTGGCGGACTACCTGTCCGGCATGCTGATCATGCTGGAGGACCAGTACGGCGTCGGCGACTCGGTGGATCTGGGCGAGGCGGTCGGCGAGGTGGAGCACGTCGGCCTGCGGCTCACCCAGGTCCGTGACCTCAACGGTGGCCTGTGGCACATCCGCAACGGGGAGATCCTGCGCGTGCGCAACGACAGCCAGGAGTGGGCCCGAGCCGTCCTGGACGTCTCGGTGGCCTATGAGTGCAACCTCGACACCGTGTACCGCGTGCTGGAAGAAGCGGGACGCGACATGCGCGAGGACCCGAAGTTCGCACCGGCTCTGCTGGAGGACCCTTCCGTGTGGGGAGTGCAGTCCCTGGAGCCGGACGGCGTCGTGGTCCGGGTGGCCGTGAAGACAGCGCCTTTGCAGCAGTGGGCTGTGACCCGCGAGCTGCGTCGGCGGGTGAAGGAAGCGTTGGACGCCGCGGGCATCGACATTCCCTTCCAGCAGCGCACGGTCTGGATTCGCAGCGACAACGACAACGACAACGGCGAGAACGGTGACGGCAGTGACACCGCGGGTGCGGGTGGCCGGGCCCCTGTAGTGCGGTGA
- a CDS encoding SDR family oxidoreductase gives MIVVTGATGNVGRPLTRALAEAGERVTAVSRHAAVMPDGVTHVAADLAEPSTLVPALDGAKALFLLLSGDLHAPDARPTDIIDLAAAHGVRRVVLLSSQGVATRPLGRTRIAMRGVEDALRRSGLDWAVLRPGGFASNALAWAESVRTQGTAAAPFGDVGVPVVDPTDIAEVAAACLRGDRHTGEIYELTGPEVITPREQTAAIAAALGSPVRFHELTREEAKAGMTQFVPPELADDTLDIIAAPNPAELRISPDVERVLGRAPHSFESWVARNIAAFDAGSGNHEGHGQP, from the coding sequence ATGATCGTGGTGACCGGAGCTACCGGGAACGTGGGTCGGCCTTTGACGCGGGCTCTGGCCGAGGCGGGCGAGCGGGTGACGGCGGTTTCGCGGCACGCCGCGGTGATGCCGGACGGAGTCACGCACGTGGCGGCCGACCTGGCCGAACCGTCCACCCTCGTACCCGCGTTGGACGGTGCGAAGGCGCTCTTCCTCCTGCTGTCCGGCGACCTGCACGCCCCGGACGCCAGGCCGACCGACATCATCGACCTGGCGGCGGCCCACGGGGTACGCCGGGTCGTCCTGCTGTCTTCGCAAGGCGTGGCGACCAGGCCGCTCGGCCGGACGCGAATCGCGATGCGAGGGGTAGAGGACGCGCTGCGGCGGTCCGGCCTCGACTGGGCCGTCCTGCGTCCCGGCGGCTTCGCCTCCAACGCCCTGGCCTGGGCGGAGTCCGTCCGTACGCAAGGGACGGCCGCCGCACCCTTCGGCGACGTCGGGGTTCCGGTCGTCGACCCGACGGACATCGCCGAGGTCGCGGCCGCCTGCCTGCGGGGCGACCGGCACACCGGCGAGATCTACGAACTCACCGGCCCCGAGGTGATCACGCCACGCGAGCAGACGGCGGCCATCGCTGCCGCACTCGGCTCGCCGGTGCGCTTCCACGAACTCACCCGCGAGGAGGCCAAGGCGGGGATGACCCAGTTCGTGCCGCCGGAACTCGCCGACGACACCCTGGACATCATCGCAGCCCCGAACCCCGCGGAACTCCGGATCAGCCCGGACGTCGAACGAGTCCTCGGCCGCGCCCCGCACTCCTTCGAGAGCTGGGTCGCCCGCAACATCGCAGCGTTCGACGCCGGCAGCGGAAACCACGAGGGCCACGGTCAACCGTGA
- a CDS encoding winged helix-turn-helix transcriptional regulator — MSEGVQLTQAETGTRYEVFHTDCPARDVVDHVTSKWGVWVLIALRNNELRFYELRDSIRGISEKMLAQALRALVQDGLVWRRVEPTTPPQVTYGLTEFGQDVGEPLTDLLDRITERLPTRGEE; from the coding sequence ATGAGTGAAGGCGTGCAGCTGACACAGGCCGAGACAGGCACTCGGTATGAGGTGTTTCACACTGACTGCCCCGCGCGAGACGTGGTCGACCACGTGACCAGCAAATGGGGTGTCTGGGTGCTGATCGCTCTACGCAACAACGAACTTCGGTTCTACGAGCTGCGCGACAGCATCCGCGGCATCAGCGAGAAGATGCTCGCCCAGGCCCTGCGCGCGCTGGTCCAGGACGGCCTGGTCTGGCGCAGGGTGGAGCCGACTACACCGCCCCAAGTGACGTACGGGCTGACAGAGTTCGGTCAGGATGTCGGTGAGCCGCTGACGGACTTGTTGGACCGGATCACAGAGCGGCTGCCGACGCGCGGCGAGGAGTAG
- a CDS encoding ANTAR domain-containing protein, whose amino-acid sequence MAAGGCSAEEAWEVLVEISQRSNTKLRQVAEMVVASTSGDHLPDSVALQLPGLRRFGIGRAAER is encoded by the coding sequence ATGGCGGCCGGGGGGTGCAGCGCCGAAGAGGCCTGGGAGGTGTTGGTGGAGATCTCCCAGCGCTCGAACACCAAGTTGCGGCAAGTCGCGGAGATGGTGGTGGCCAGTACGTCCGGCGATCACCTGCCCGATTCCGTGGCCCTACAGCTCCCGGGGCTTCGGCGGTTCGGCATCGGTCGGGCCGCCGAACGGTGA
- a CDS encoding thiamine pyrophosphate-requiring protein: MSTKVSDYILQRLREWDVERVFAYAGDGINGLLAAWGRADNKPQFIQSRHEEMSAFEAVGYAKFSGKVGVCAATSGPGAIHLLNGLYDAKLDHVPVVAIVGQTNRSAMGGSYQQEVDLLSLYKDVASDFCEMVTVPEQLPNVIDRAMRTAYARRTVTAIIVPADVQELDYTPPTHAFKMVPSSIGMAQYAPVPTADDLTRAAEVLNAGEKVAVLIGQGARSARAEVEQIADVLGAGVAKALLGKDALPDDLPYVTGSIGLLGTRPSYELMQECDTLLVIGSSFPYAQFLPDFDQARAVQIDIDPHMIGLRYPFEVNLVGDAKETLKALLPQLKKKKHGSWRKKIEKDTARWWEVMQRRAAVEADPINPEYVVHALDALLPHDAIIAADSGSAANWYARHLRMRGTMRGSLSGTLATMGPGVPYVIGAKFAHPERPAIALVGDGAMQMNGLGELITVAKYWQEWQDPRLVVAVLNNQDLNQVTWEMRAMSGAPQFLPSQALPDVPYADFARSIGLDGVRVEKPADVASAWHRALGSDRPFVIDFRTDPDVPPIPPHADLDQIEAAASAVLKGDSDRVGIIKQGLKAKVQEMLPGRGSGGGSGAPKGTDGK; the protein is encoded by the coding sequence GTGTCCACCAAGGTCTCCGATTACATCCTTCAGCGGCTGCGCGAGTGGGATGTCGAGCGAGTCTTCGCCTACGCCGGGGACGGCATCAACGGTCTCCTCGCCGCCTGGGGACGAGCGGACAACAAGCCCCAGTTCATCCAGTCCCGGCACGAGGAGATGTCCGCCTTCGAGGCAGTCGGCTACGCCAAGTTCTCCGGCAAGGTCGGCGTGTGCGCGGCCACCTCCGGTCCGGGCGCCATCCACCTTCTGAACGGCCTCTACGACGCCAAGCTCGACCACGTCCCCGTCGTCGCGATCGTCGGCCAGACGAACCGCAGCGCCATGGGCGGCTCCTACCAGCAGGAAGTCGACCTCCTGAGCCTCTACAAGGACGTCGCCTCGGACTTCTGCGAGATGGTGACCGTCCCCGAACAGCTCCCCAACGTCATCGACCGGGCCATGCGCACCGCCTACGCCCGCCGCACGGTGACCGCGATCATCGTCCCCGCGGACGTGCAGGAACTCGACTACACCCCACCCACCCACGCCTTCAAGATGGTGCCCTCCAGCATCGGCATGGCCCAGTACGCGCCCGTGCCGACCGCCGACGATCTCACCCGGGCGGCCGAGGTGCTGAACGCGGGGGAGAAGGTCGCCGTCCTCATCGGCCAGGGCGCCCGCTCCGCGCGCGCCGAGGTGGAGCAGATCGCCGACGTCTTGGGCGCCGGCGTCGCGAAGGCGCTGCTCGGCAAGGACGCGCTGCCCGACGACCTGCCGTACGTGACCGGATCCATCGGGCTCCTCGGCACCCGGCCCTCGTACGAGCTGATGCAGGAGTGCGACACGCTGCTCGTGATCGGCTCCAGCTTCCCGTACGCCCAGTTCCTGCCGGATTTCGACCAGGCGCGGGCGGTGCAGATCGACATCGATCCGCACATGATCGGCCTCCGGTACCCGTTTGAGGTCAACCTGGTCGGTGACGCCAAGGAGACGCTCAAGGCGCTGCTGCCGCAGCTGAAGAAAAAGAAGCACGGCTCCTGGCGGAAGAAGATCGAGAAGGACACGGCCCGCTGGTGGGAGGTGATGCAACGACGTGCGGCGGTGGAGGCGGATCCCATCAACCCCGAGTACGTCGTGCACGCCCTGGACGCGCTGCTGCCCCACGACGCGATCATCGCCGCGGACTCCGGCTCCGCGGCCAACTGGTACGCCCGGCACCTTCGCATGCGCGGCACCATGCGCGGTTCCCTGTCCGGGACCCTCGCCACCATGGGGCCCGGCGTGCCGTACGTGATCGGCGCCAAGTTCGCCCACCCCGAGCGCCCCGCCATCGCCCTCGTGGGCGACGGCGCCATGCAGATGAACGGGCTCGGCGAACTGATCACGGTCGCCAAGTACTGGCAGGAGTGGCAGGACCCGCGGCTCGTGGTGGCCGTGCTCAACAACCAGGACCTCAACCAGGTCACCTGGGAGATGCGGGCCATGTCCGGCGCCCCGCAGTTCCTGCCCTCGCAGGCGCTGCCCGACGTGCCCTACGCCGACTTCGCCCGGTCCATCGGACTGGACGGCGTACGGGTGGAGAAGCCGGCCGACGTGGCATCGGCCTGGCATCGCGCGCTCGGCTCCGACCGGCCCTTCGTCATCGACTTCCGCACGGACCCCGACGTACCGCCGATCCCGCCGCACGCCGACCTCGACCAGATCGAAGCCGCCGCGTCGGCCGTCCTCAAGGGCGACAGCGACCGGGTCGGCATCATCAAGCAGGGCCTCAAGGCCAAGGTGCAGGAGATGCTGCCGGGCCGCGGTTCGGGCGGCGGCTCCGGAGCGCCGAAGGGCACAGACGGCAAGTGA